One genomic window of Microbacterium testaceum StLB037 includes the following:
- a CDS encoding MMPL family transporter translates to MSTFLYTLGRWSFRHPWRVLSAWLLVLVLAGGGVALLAKGTDNTFSIPGTESQAGLEMLDRTFPQVSGASAEIIVVAADGASVRDQAYQDAIQKTTAEIGKLDFVEAVTDPYDANISGSIADDDRAAIVRIQFTGEATAVPSATEDALHEETTALGSALPSGSQAILGGQLFASEVPGASITEALGVVIAALVLMVTFRSFLVAGMPLATALLGVALSVALIFIATGFATVSSTTPLLAVMLGLAVGIDYALFIVSRHQDQTRAGMDPEESTARAVGTAGSAVVFAGITVLIALIGLGFANIPFLTTMGIAASVAVAIAVCVGLTLTPAFLGFAGHRVVGWGFKKPQKVSRRARAAAGPADEASVAAAAAADAAEREKKAETASIRAQRNGPARRWVGLVTRHPVVTTVAIIGLLGVTAIPATSLALTLPNAGQLPPGNPARVAYELTDEYFGPGANGPLIMTGTIVTSNDPLNLMKDIGDEIAKIPGVAEVALATPNQTADTGIVQIIPETAPDDPRTADLVRELRSQEQRLYDEFGVRLLVTGYTAVTIDISDQLGAALLPFGIFVVGLSLVLLMIVFRSIWVPLTAAGGYLLSVAASFGVVAAVFEWGWFADALHVAKVGPIISFMPIVVMGVLFGLAMDYQVFLVSRMREDYVHAKREGRTPREVALGAVRSGFVGSARVVVAAAVIMFAVFVAFVPEGDSSLKPIALGLAVGVAVDAFLVRMTLVPAVLALLGDKAWWMPRWLDRLLPKLDVEGEAVEREVRLAEWPSEPAIAVAADELSAAGSSDAEEPVFRDISLRLGYGGTLLVTGESRTTRTFLLAVSGRLAGIDGRLRVDGLLVPERAGAVRARVGVALLDDSADAARTVADAVARGTRIVVVSDVDRLDDDAREEVAHVLRRAATEARERSGDASSPFTLIVSARDERRALALLSEALRPDVASLALPTPRRHRTEPETFADLSEVFA, encoded by the coding sequence GTGTCAACCTTCCTCTACACCCTGGGTCGCTGGTCGTTCCGCCACCCCTGGCGTGTCCTGTCCGCGTGGCTGCTCGTCCTCGTGCTCGCGGGTGGCGGTGTGGCCCTGCTCGCCAAGGGCACCGACAACACCTTCAGCATCCCCGGCACCGAGTCCCAGGCCGGCCTCGAGATGCTGGACCGCACCTTCCCCCAGGTCAGCGGGGCCAGCGCCGAGATCATCGTCGTCGCGGCCGACGGGGCGAGCGTGCGCGATCAGGCGTATCAGGATGCCATCCAGAAGACGACCGCCGAGATCGGCAAGCTCGACTTCGTCGAAGCCGTCACCGACCCCTACGACGCGAACATCTCCGGCAGCATCGCGGACGACGACCGCGCCGCGATCGTCCGCATCCAGTTCACCGGCGAGGCCACCGCCGTCCCCTCGGCGACCGAGGACGCGCTCCACGAGGAGACGACCGCGCTCGGCTCCGCGCTCCCGTCCGGCTCGCAGGCCATCCTGGGCGGTCAGCTCTTCGCCAGCGAGGTGCCCGGAGCATCGATCACGGAGGCCCTCGGCGTCGTGATCGCCGCCCTCGTCCTGATGGTGACGTTCCGCTCCTTCCTCGTGGCCGGGATGCCGCTGGCCACCGCCCTGCTCGGCGTCGCCCTCTCGGTGGCCCTGATCTTCATCGCCACCGGCTTCGCCACCGTGTCCTCGACCACCCCGCTGCTGGCGGTGATGCTGGGACTGGCGGTCGGCATCGACTATGCCCTGTTCATCGTGTCGCGACATCAAGATCAGACGCGCGCGGGGATGGACCCCGAGGAGTCCACCGCCCGCGCCGTCGGCACCGCCGGCTCCGCCGTCGTGTTCGCCGGGATCACGGTCCTCATCGCCCTCATCGGCCTGGGCTTCGCAAACATCCCCTTCCTCACCACGATGGGCATCGCCGCCTCCGTCGCCGTCGCCATCGCCGTGTGCGTCGGGCTCACACTCACCCCCGCCTTCCTCGGCTTCGCCGGGCACCGCGTGGTCGGGTGGGGCTTCAAGAAGCCGCAGAAGGTCTCGCGCCGCGCCCGCGCGGCCGCCGGCCCCGCCGACGAGGCGTCGGTCGCCGCCGCCGCTGCGGCGGACGCCGCCGAGCGTGAGAAGAAGGCGGAGACCGCGTCGATCCGCGCCCAGCGCAACGGCCCGGCGCGTCGCTGGGTGGGCCTGGTGACCCGGCATCCCGTCGTCACGACCGTCGCGATCATCGGGCTGCTCGGGGTCACCGCGATCCCGGCCACGAGTCTCGCCCTCACCCTGCCCAACGCCGGCCAGCTGCCCCCGGGCAACCCCGCCCGCGTCGCCTACGAGTTGACCGACGAGTACTTCGGTCCGGGCGCCAACGGCCCGCTCATCATGACCGGCACGATCGTCACCTCGAACGATCCGCTGAACTTGATGAAGGACATCGGCGACGAGATCGCGAAGATCCCGGGTGTCGCCGAAGTCGCGCTCGCGACCCCGAACCAGACCGCCGACACCGGCATCGTGCAGATCATCCCCGAGACGGCGCCCGACGACCCGCGCACCGCCGACCTCGTGCGCGAGCTGCGGTCGCAGGAGCAGCGCCTGTACGACGAGTTCGGCGTGCGTCTCCTCGTCACCGGGTACACCGCCGTGACGATCGACATCTCCGATCAGCTCGGCGCCGCCCTCCTCCCCTTCGGGATCTTCGTGGTCGGCCTGTCCCTCGTGCTGCTGATGATCGTGTTCCGCTCGATCTGGGTGCCGCTGACCGCGGCCGGCGGCTACCTCCTCTCGGTCGCCGCCTCCTTCGGGGTCGTGGCCGCGGTCTTCGAGTGGGGCTGGTTCGCCGACGCGCTCCACGTGGCCAAGGTCGGCCCGATCATCAGCTTCATGCCCATCGTGGTGATGGGCGTGCTCTTCGGCCTCGCGATGGACTACCAGGTGTTCCTCGTCTCGCGCATGAGAGAGGACTACGTCCACGCGAAGCGCGAGGGTCGCACCCCGCGCGAGGTCGCGCTCGGCGCCGTGCGCAGCGGCTTCGTGGGCTCCGCCCGCGTGGTGGTCGCGGCCGCCGTCATCATGTTCGCGGTGTTCGTGGCGTTCGTCCCCGAGGGGGACTCGAGCCTCAAGCCGATCGCCCTGGGCCTCGCCGTGGGTGTCGCCGTCGACGCGTTCCTCGTGCGCATGACGCTCGTCCCGGCCGTGCTCGCCCTGCTGGGCGACAAGGCCTGGTGGATGCCCCGCTGGCTCGACCGTCTCCTGCCGAAGCTCGACGTCGAGGGCGAGGCGGTCGAGCGCGAGGTGCGCCTCGCCGAGTGGCCGAGCGAGCCCGCGATCGCCGTCGCCGCCGACGAGCTGAGCGCGGCCGGATCCTCGGATGCCGAGGAGCCGGTGTTCCGCGACATCTCGCTGCGCCTCGGCTACGGCGGAACCCTGTTGGTCACCGGTGAGAGCCGCACGACCCGCACGTTCCTGCTCGCCGTGTCCGGCCGGTTGGCCGGGATCGACGGGCGGCTGCGCGTCGACGGCCTGCTCGTGCCCGAGCGTGCGGGAGCCGTCCGAGCCCGCGTCGGCGTGGCCCTCCTCGACGACTCCGCCGACGCCGCACGCACCGTGGCCGACGCCGTCGCCCGCGGCACGCGGATCGTGGTCGTCTCCGACGTCGACCGTCTCGACGACGACGCCCGCGAAGAGGTCGCCCACGTGCTGCGGCGCGCCGCGACCGAGGCGCGCGAACGCTCCGGCGATGCGTCGTCGCCGTTCACCCTGATCGTCTCGGCCCGCGACGAACGGCGGGCCCTCGCGCTGCTGAGCGAGGCGCTGCGTCCCGACGTGGCATCCCTCGCCCTTCCGACGCCGCGCCGACACCGCACCGAACCCGAAACCTTCGCCGATCTCTCCGAGGTGTTCGCATGA
- a CDS encoding TetR/AcrR family transcriptional regulator, whose amino-acid sequence MTDTAPAPSRRRENTRTRLMDAAAEMFAEVGIDAASVEAICERAGFTRGAFYSNFASKEELFLALCARSAETTIAAVRDRVTSIEDRGLDGAGDVMQLVQEVLEATGEDRLDVLLGAETRLQALRNPEFAEAYLTLNQGLGESVTQLVRDIAEARGLALRVPADVATELLLAVWISTSETALLTNQAATVSRGQLAERLSQVVGLILE is encoded by the coding sequence ATGACCGATACGGCCCCGGCGCCGTCACGGCGACGAGAGAACACCCGCACGCGTCTCATGGATGCCGCGGCCGAGATGTTCGCGGAGGTCGGCATCGACGCCGCCTCGGTCGAGGCCATCTGCGAGCGCGCGGGATTCACGCGGGGCGCGTTCTACTCGAACTTCGCCTCGAAGGAGGAGCTCTTCCTCGCGCTGTGCGCACGGTCGGCCGAGACGACGATCGCGGCGGTCCGAGATCGCGTGACCTCGATCGAGGACCGGGGGCTCGACGGAGCCGGTGACGTCATGCAGCTCGTGCAGGAGGTGCTCGAGGCGACGGGGGAGGACCGCCTCGACGTGCTCCTCGGTGCAGAGACGCGGCTGCAGGCGCTGCGCAATCCCGAGTTCGCCGAGGCCTACCTGACCCTCAACCAGGGGCTGGGAGAGAGCGTCACGCAGCTCGTGCGCGACATCGCCGAGGCGCGGGGGCTGGCCCTGCGCGTGCCCGCCGACGTCGCGACGGAGCTGCTGCTGGCGGTGTGGATCTCGACGTCGGAGACCGCTCTGCTCACGAATCAGGCCGCGACGGTGTCGCGCGGACAACTGGCCGAGCGGCTGTCTCAGGTGGTCGGTCTCATCCTCGAGTGA
- a CDS encoding o-succinylbenzoate synthase: MSTAPLPPLDDILATARVVALPLAARFRGIETREAVVFEGPEGWTEFSPFVEYSDAEAATWLAGALDFGWNPAPTPHRDTVPVNATMPAVAASEVPMILARYDGCRTVKVKVAEAGQVLDDDVARVRAVREAMGPEGRVRIDANGAWNVDEAERAVHALAVFDLEYVEQPCAEVDELAQLRERIAYLDIPIAADESVRKADDPLRVARMGAADLLVIKAAPLGGVRAALDIVAQAGLPAVVSSALDTSIGLSMGVALAAALPTLDYDCGLGTASLFTADVLASPLRARDGVLPVERPRPSNADLDRVAAGDDRRDWWLDRLRRCHAALALTRG; encoded by the coding sequence ATGAGCACCGCACCCCTCCCCCCGCTCGACGACATCCTCGCCACGGCCCGGGTGGTCGCCCTCCCCCTGGCTGCGCGCTTCCGCGGCATCGAGACCCGCGAGGCGGTCGTGTTCGAGGGGCCCGAGGGGTGGACCGAGTTCTCGCCCTTCGTGGAGTACTCCGACGCCGAGGCGGCGACCTGGCTCGCGGGCGCCCTCGACTTCGGCTGGAACCCCGCGCCGACGCCGCACCGCGACACGGTCCCGGTCAATGCCACGATGCCGGCCGTGGCGGCATCCGAGGTCCCCATGATCCTGGCCCGGTACGACGGATGCCGGACGGTCAAGGTCAAGGTCGCCGAGGCGGGACAGGTGCTCGACGACGACGTCGCGCGGGTGCGCGCGGTCCGCGAGGCGATGGGCCCCGAGGGGCGCGTGCGCATCGACGCGAACGGCGCGTGGAACGTCGACGAGGCGGAGCGGGCCGTGCACGCCCTCGCCGTCTTCGACCTGGAATACGTCGAGCAGCCGTGCGCGGAGGTCGACGAGCTCGCCCAGCTGCGGGAGCGCATCGCCTACCTCGACATCCCGATCGCCGCCGACGAGAGTGTGCGCAAGGCCGACGATCCGCTGCGGGTCGCGCGGATGGGGGCGGCCGACCTGCTCGTGATCAAGGCTGCACCGCTCGGCGGCGTGCGCGCGGCGCTCGACATCGTCGCGCAGGCCGGTCTGCCCGCGGTGGTCTCGAGCGCGCTGGACACCTCGATCGGTCTCTCGATGGGCGTCGCGCTGGCTGCGGCGCTGCCCACGCTCGACTACGACTGCGGGCTCGGCACCGCGTCGCTCTTCACGGCCGACGTCCTGGCATCCCCTCTCCGCGCGCGGGACGGAGTCCTGCCCGTCGAGCGCCCCCGCCCGTCGAACGCCGATCTCGACCGGGTGGCGGCGGGTGATGACCGTCGCGACTGGTGGCTCGACCGCCTGCGGCGCTGCCACGCCGCGCTCGCGCTCACTCGAGGATGA
- a CDS encoding LLM class F420-dependent oxidoreductase gives MLFDTPVRLGVQIQPQHVQYSDIRDAVFRLEEMGVDILFNWDHFFPLYGDPDGEHFESWIMLAAWAEQTERVEFGALVNCNSYRNADLQADMARTIDHISKKGGDTGRFIFGTGSGWFERDYDEYGYEFGTAGSRLNALATDLDRVVARWGKLNPAPTRHIPVMIGGKGEQKTLRIVAKHADIWHSFVTPDELPHKLGVIERWAETEGRDLSGLIVSNELKDRDESDADALFDAGTRLFTLGFSGPEWDYSLIERWLTWRDAKNA, from the coding sequence ATGCTCTTCGACACTCCGGTCCGCCTCGGCGTCCAGATCCAGCCGCAGCACGTCCAGTACTCCGACATCCGCGACGCCGTCTTCCGTCTGGAAGAGATGGGCGTCGACATCCTGTTCAACTGGGATCACTTCTTCCCCCTCTACGGCGACCCCGACGGCGAGCACTTCGAGTCGTGGATCATGCTGGCGGCGTGGGCCGAGCAGACCGAGCGCGTCGAATTCGGTGCGCTGGTCAACTGCAACAGCTACCGCAACGCCGACCTGCAGGCCGACATGGCCCGCACGATCGACCACATCAGCAAGAAGGGCGGCGACACGGGTCGCTTCATCTTCGGCACCGGGTCGGGCTGGTTCGAGCGCGACTACGACGAGTACGGCTACGAGTTCGGTACCGCCGGTTCGCGTCTGAACGCCCTCGCGACCGACCTCGACCGCGTCGTCGCGCGCTGGGGCAAGCTCAACCCCGCGCCCACCCGCCACATCCCCGTCATGATCGGCGGCAAGGGCGAGCAGAAGACCCTGCGCATCGTCGCGAAGCACGCCGACATCTGGCACAGCTTCGTCACGCCCGACGAACTGCCGCACAAGCTCGGCGTGATCGAGAGGTGGGCCGAGACCGAGGGACGCGACCTGTCGGGACTGATCGTCTCGAACGAGCTCAAGGACCGCGACGAGTCCGACGCCGACGCCCTCTTCGACGCGGGCACGCGCCTGTTCACCCTCGGCTTCTCGGGTCCCGAGTGGGACTACTCGCTCATCGAGCGCTGGCTGACCTGGCGCGACGCCAAGAACGCCTGA
- a CDS encoding 1,4-dihydroxy-2-naphthoyl-CoA synthase — protein MTVSELFDPAEWTLAPGAERYTDITAHVSTDGRIARIAFDRPEVRNAFRPHTVDELYTALDIARQDHRIGVVLLTGNGPSPKDGGWAFCSGGDQRIRGRDGYKYSHEEHVVHDPGRAGRLHILEVQRLIRFMPKVVIAVVPGWAAGGGHSLNVVCDLSIASAEHGRFKQTDADVGSFDAGYGSAYFARQIGQKFAREIFFLAEEYSAQRAYELGAVNRVVPHADLEREAIAMARTILTKSPTAIRMLKFAFNAVDDGLVGQQLFAGEATRLAYGTDEATEGRDSFLEKRDPDWSDVPWHY, from the coding sequence GTGACCGTCTCCGAGCTGTTCGACCCCGCCGAGTGGACCCTCGCGCCCGGTGCCGAGCGATACACCGATATCACCGCGCACGTCAGCACCGACGGACGGATCGCGCGGATCGCGTTCGACCGCCCCGAGGTGCGCAACGCCTTCCGACCGCACACCGTCGACGAGCTCTACACGGCCCTCGACATCGCGCGTCAGGACCACCGCATCGGCGTCGTGCTGCTGACCGGCAACGGACCGAGCCCGAAGGACGGCGGCTGGGCGTTCTGCTCCGGCGGTGACCAGCGCATCCGCGGCCGCGACGGGTACAAGTACTCGCACGAGGAGCACGTCGTGCACGACCCGGGCCGCGCCGGTCGCCTGCACATCCTCGAGGTGCAGCGCCTCATCCGCTTCATGCCGAAGGTCGTCATCGCCGTCGTCCCCGGCTGGGCCGCGGGCGGGGGACACTCGCTCAACGTCGTGTGCGACCTCTCGATCGCGAGTGCCGAGCACGGGCGTTTCAAGCAGACGGATGCCGATGTCGGCTCGTTCGACGCCGGTTACGGCTCCGCCTACTTCGCGCGTCAGATCGGCCAGAAGTTCGCGCGCGAGATCTTCTTCCTCGCGGAGGAGTACTCCGCCCAGCGCGCGTACGAGCTCGGCGCCGTCAACCGGGTCGTGCCGCACGCCGACCTCGAGCGCGAGGCCATCGCGATGGCCCGCACGATCCTGACGAAGTCGCCGACCGCGATCCGCATGCTGAAGTTCGCCTTCAACGCCGTCGACGACGGACTCGTGGGACAGCAGCTGTTCGCGGGGGAGGCCACGCGCCTCGCGTACGGCACCGACGAGGCGACCGAGGGGCGCGACTCCTTCCTCGAGAAGCGCGACCCCGACTGGTCCGACGTGCCGTGGCACTATTGA
- a CDS encoding AMP-binding protein: MKLEPPASGDPRDVLRALRAAVLGAGPAVALGGTDLPVEVPAGTAAVVTTSGSSGVPKSVVISRNALISSAYATASRIGEGAWLLAVPATYVAGVQVIVRALLADREPAVVAGPFRPEPFAAAALGMASHADGARVPSYTSLVPAQLQRLLDAAEHDDAVAQALRSFEAILIGGQALAPAVHERAVAAGARIVRTYGSTETSGGCVYDGVPLDGVELAIVDGEVRLSGPTLADGYLGEPERTASVFPIDDEGRRWYRTGDGGAIVDGVLRVTGRLDNVIVSGGVNVSLDRVEAAVRGIRGLESAVVVAIPDATWGQGSAVVLPGLAPDAAAETLARVRDAVAEQVGPAARPARVIAVDELPMLSSGKPDRTALARRYGGAGLG, translated from the coding sequence GTGAAGCTCGAGCCCCCGGCATCCGGCGATCCGCGCGATGTCCTGCGGGCGTTGCGGGCGGCGGTGCTCGGCGCCGGTCCCGCGGTCGCGCTCGGGGGAACGGACCTGCCCGTCGAGGTGCCCGCGGGGACCGCGGCCGTCGTGACGACGTCCGGCTCGAGCGGCGTGCCCAAGTCGGTCGTGATCTCCCGCAACGCCCTCATCAGCAGCGCGTACGCCACCGCCTCCCGCATCGGCGAGGGCGCCTGGCTGCTCGCGGTGCCCGCGACCTACGTCGCCGGTGTCCAGGTGATCGTGCGGGCCCTTCTCGCCGATCGTGAGCCGGCCGTCGTCGCCGGCCCTTTCCGTCCCGAGCCCTTCGCGGCGGCCGCTCTCGGCATGGCCTCGCACGCCGACGGGGCCCGCGTTCCGAGCTACACGTCGCTCGTCCCCGCGCAGTTGCAGAGGCTTCTGGATGCCGCGGAGCACGACGATGCGGTCGCCCAGGCGCTGCGCTCGTTCGAGGCGATCCTCATCGGGGGGCAGGCCCTCGCCCCCGCGGTGCACGAGCGGGCCGTGGCCGCCGGGGCCCGGATCGTCCGCACGTACGGCTCGACCGAGACGAGCGGCGGCTGCGTCTACGACGGGGTACCGCTCGACGGCGTCGAGCTCGCGATCGTCGACGGGGAGGTACGGCTGTCCGGGCCCACCCTCGCCGACGGTTACCTCGGCGAGCCCGAGCGCACGGCATCCGTCTTTCCGATCGACGACGAGGGACGGCGCTGGTACCGCACCGGGGACGGTGGCGCCATCGTCGACGGGGTGCTGCGCGTGACCGGCCGCCTCGACAACGTCATCGTCTCGGGCGGGGTCAATGTCTCGCTGGATCGGGTCGAGGCGGCGGTGCGCGGCATCCGGGGTCTCGAGTCGGCCGTGGTCGTCGCGATTCCGGATGCCACCTGGGGGCAGGGTTCTGCCGTGGTCCTCCCGGGCCTCGCTCCCGACGCCGCGGCCGAGACGCTCGCGCGCGTGCGCGACGCCGTGGCCGAACAGGTGGGGCCGGCGGCACGCCCGGCGCGCGTGATCGCGGTCGACGAGCTCCCGATGCTGTCGTCCGGCAAGCCCGATCGCACGGCGCTGGCACGGCGGTACGGCGGGGCGGGCTTAGGATGA
- a CDS encoding 1,4-dihydroxy-2-naphthoate polyprenyltransferase, which translates to MAAQSRKRSRPAPKRRPHGNPQKHKSGAPQAVAPATARDWIAAARLRTLPLAITPVLIGTGAASLVDDQLHWALALACLAVAFALQIGVNYANDYSDGIRGTDDVRVGPGRLTGGKKAKPRTVLLVALAFFALAALVGLAIVVRTGQWWLLAVGAVCIVAAWFYTGGKRPYGYNAMGELFVFVFFGLVATLGTTWVQVQSIPQEAWFGAVAAGLLACAVLLANNLRDIDQDRLAGKRTLSVLIGRRATQVLFTLFVIAPFVISAFLALFYPVAWLTLIALLGALSSVLIVWTYRTPRELITALQVTSFTSVAYGALLFWAFLA; encoded by the coding sequence GTGGCAGCACAGTCTCGTAAGCGTTCGCGTCCGGCCCCGAAGCGTCGCCCGCACGGCAACCCCCAGAAGCACAAGAGCGGGGCGCCGCAGGCCGTCGCCCCCGCCACGGCGCGCGATTGGATCGCCGCCGCACGACTGCGGACGCTGCCTCTCGCGATCACGCCGGTGCTGATCGGCACGGGTGCCGCGAGCCTCGTCGACGACCAGCTTCATTGGGCGCTCGCGCTCGCGTGCCTCGCGGTGGCGTTCGCGCTGCAGATCGGCGTCAACTACGCCAACGACTACAGCGACGGCATCCGCGGGACGGATGACGTGCGCGTGGGCCCGGGTCGGCTGACCGGTGGCAAGAAGGCGAAGCCGCGCACCGTGCTCCTCGTCGCGCTGGCGTTCTTCGCGCTCGCCGCACTGGTGGGGCTGGCGATCGTCGTGCGGACCGGCCAGTGGTGGCTGCTCGCGGTAGGGGCCGTCTGCATCGTCGCGGCCTGGTTCTACACCGGCGGCAAGCGCCCCTACGGCTACAACGCGATGGGTGAGCTGTTCGTCTTCGTGTTCTTCGGTCTCGTCGCGACCCTCGGGACCACCTGGGTGCAGGTGCAGTCGATCCCGCAGGAGGCCTGGTTCGGCGCGGTGGCCGCGGGGCTGCTGGCGTGCGCGGTGCTGCTGGCCAACAACCTCCGCGACATCGACCAGGACCGCCTCGCCGGAAAGCGCACGCTCTCGGTGCTCATCGGCCGTCGGGCGACGCAGGTGCTGTTCACGCTGTTCGTGATCGCGCCGTTCGTGATCTCGGCGTTCCTGGCGCTGTTCTACCCCGTCGCGTGGCTCACGCTGATCGCGCTGTTGGGGGCGCTGTCGTCCGTGCTGATCGTCTGGACCTATCGCACGCCGCGCGAGCTCATCACCGCGCTGCAGGTCACGAGCTTCACCTCGGTCGCCTACGGTGCGCTGCTGTTCTGGGCGTTCCTGGCCTGA